A section of the Paenibacillus aurantius genome encodes:
- the fusA gene encoding elongation factor G, whose protein sequence is MAREFSLKDTRNIGIMAHIDAGKTTTTERILFYTGRTHKIGEVHEGAATMDWMEQEQERGITITSAATTAQWKGHRINIIDTPGHVDFTVEVERSLRVLDGAVGVFSAKEGVEPQSETVWRQADRYGVPRIAYVNKMDIIGADFLGAVQQMRERLGANAVPIQLPIGAENDFQGIIDLIDEVAYMYKDDLGKDIEQTEIPAEYKEKVSELRTELVEKVAELDEDLTMKYLEGEEISVPELKAALRKGTVEVKIFPVICGSSYKNKGVQLMMDAVIDFLPAPIDVPDIKGVLEDGTEVTRKSADDQPFSALAFKIMTDPFVGKLTFFRVYSGILNSGSYVLNATKGKRERIGRILQMHANSRQEITEVYSGDIAAAVGLKDTTTGDTLCDEKNPVILESMNFPEPVISLSLEPKTKADQDKMGIALSKLSEEDPTFRAHTDEETGQTIISGMGELHLEIIVDRMLREFKVETNVGKPQVAYRETFRAAAKVEGKFVRQSGGRGQYGHVWIEFEPREPGEGFLFENKIVGGVVPREYIAPVQAGIEESMKNGVIAGFPLVDIKATIVDGSYHDVDSSEMAFKIAGSMALKAAKDKCNPALLEPIMKVEVTVPEEYMGDVMGDLNSRRGRIEGMDSRHGAQIIRAKVPLAEMFGYSTTLRSRTQGRGVYSMEISHYEEVPKSIAEEIIAKNKGA, encoded by the coding sequence ATGGCTAGAGAGTTCTCCTTGAAAGATACACGTAACATCGGGATCATGGCTCACATCGATGCCGGTAAAACGACTACGACCGAGCGCATCTTGTTCTATACGGGGCGTACGCACAAGATCGGGGAAGTTCACGAAGGTGCGGCCACGATGGACTGGATGGAGCAGGAGCAGGAGCGCGGAATCACCATTACTTCCGCTGCTACCACCGCTCAATGGAAGGGTCACCGGATCAACATCATCGATACGCCAGGACACGTAGACTTCACCGTTGAAGTTGAACGTTCCCTTCGTGTATTGGACGGAGCAGTGGGTGTATTCAGCGCTAAAGAAGGCGTTGAGCCCCAATCCGAGACCGTTTGGAGACAAGCGGACCGTTATGGTGTTCCCCGTATCGCCTACGTAAACAAGATGGATATTATCGGTGCAGACTTCTTGGGTGCCGTTCAGCAGATGCGTGAGCGTCTGGGCGCCAACGCTGTGCCAATCCAGCTTCCGATCGGTGCGGAGAACGACTTCCAAGGAATTATCGATCTGATCGATGAAGTAGCCTACATGTACAAAGATGACCTGGGCAAAGACATCGAGCAAACGGAAATTCCAGCGGAATACAAAGAAAAAGTTAGCGAACTGAGAACCGAATTGGTGGAGAAGGTCGCTGAACTGGACGAAGACCTGACCATGAAGTATCTGGAAGGGGAAGAAATTTCCGTTCCTGAACTGAAAGCCGCTCTGCGTAAAGGAACGGTTGAAGTTAAGATCTTCCCGGTTATTTGCGGTTCTTCCTACAAAAACAAAGGCGTACAGCTTATGATGGACGCGGTTATCGACTTCCTGCCGGCTCCTATTGATGTTCCTGACATCAAAGGTGTTCTGGAAGACGGAACCGAAGTAACCCGTAAGTCTGCAGACGACCAGCCGTTCTCGGCTCTGGCTTTCAAGATCATGACCGACCCGTTTGTTGGTAAGCTTACCTTCTTCCGTGTCTACTCGGGTATCTTGAACTCCGGATCCTATGTGCTTAACGCTACCAAAGGGAAGCGCGAAAGAATCGGACGGATTCTGCAAATGCACGCCAACAGCCGTCAAGAGATCACGGAAGTATACTCCGGTGATATCGCAGCAGCTGTAGGTCTTAAGGACACGACGACGGGAGACACCCTCTGTGATGAGAAGAATCCAGTTATTCTGGAATCCATGAACTTCCCTGAGCCGGTTATCTCGCTGTCCCTTGAGCCTAAAACAAAAGCCGACCAAGATAAAATGGGTATCGCTTTGTCCAAGCTGTCCGAGGAAGATCCAACTTTCCGCGCACACACGGACGAAGAGACAGGCCAAACGATTATCTCCGGTATGGGTGAGCTTCACCTCGAAATTATCGTAGACCGTATGTTGCGCGAATTCAAAGTGGAAACGAATGTAGGTAAACCTCAGGTTGCTTACCGTGAAACTTTCCGTGCGGCTGCTAAGGTTGAAGGTAAATTCGTTCGCCAGTCGGGTGGTCGCGGTCAATACGGTCACGTATGGATCGAGTTCGAACCACGCGAGCCGGGCGAAGGCTTCTTGTTCGAGAACAAAATCGTCGGCGGCGTAGTGCCAAGAGAATACATCGCTCCTGTTCAAGCAGGTATCGAAGAATCCATGAAGAATGGTGTTATCGCTGGCTTCCCGCTGGTTGATATCAAAGCTACCATTGTCGATGGTTCCTACCATGATGTTGACTCCAGTGAAATGGCGTTTAAGATCGCTGGTTCCATGGCACTGAAAGCCGCAAAAGACAAGTGTAACCCTGCGCTCCTCGAGCCGATCATGAAAGTGGAAGTAACCGTACCGGAAGAGTACATGGGCGACGTTATGGGTGACCTTAACTCCCGCCGTGGACGCATCGAAGGTATGGATTCCCGTCACGGGGCCCAAATCATCCGCGCCAAAGTGCCTTTGGCTGAGATGTTTGGATATTCCACCACGCTTCGCTCGCGTACGCAAGGTCGCGGAGTTTACTCCATGGAGATCTCCCACTATGAAGAAGTGCCTAAATCTATTGCAGAAGAAATTATTGCAAAGAACAAAGGCGCCTAA
- the tuf gene encoding elongation factor Tu, protein MGKAKFERNKPHVNIGTIGHVDHGKTTLTAAITTVLSKRYGGAAVAFDQIDKAPEERERGITISTAHVEYETPNRHYAHVDCPGHADYVKNMITGAAQMDGAILVVSAADGPMPQTREHILLSRQVGVPYIVVFMNKCDMVEDEELLELVEMEIRDLLSEYEFPGDDTPIVRGSAREALQNPDGEWANKIVELFEQIDTYIPTPERDTDKPFLMPVEDVFSITGRGTVATGRVERGTVKVGDEIEIIGLVEETKKSVVTGVEMFRKLLDSAQAGDNIGALLRGVDRSNIERGQVLAKPGSVKPHTNFSAQIYVLTKEEGGRHKPFFTGYRPQFYFRTTDVTGIINLPEGTEMVMPGDNITVTVELIAPIAIEEGTRFAIREGGRTVGAGAVATISK, encoded by the coding sequence ATGGGAAAAGCTAAATTCGAACGTAATAAACCGCACGTTAACATCGGTACTATCGGTCACGTTGACCATGGTAAAACGACCCTGACGGCTGCAATCACAACTGTACTGTCCAAAAGATATGGTGGCGCAGCTGTAGCTTTCGACCAAATCGACAAAGCTCCGGAAGAGCGCGAGCGCGGGATCACGATCTCCACGGCTCACGTTGAATACGAAACTCCTAACCGTCACTATGCTCACGTTGACTGCCCAGGCCACGCTGACTATGTTAAAAACATGATCACCGGTGCAGCTCAAATGGACGGAGCTATCCTGGTTGTATCCGCAGCTGACGGCCCAATGCCGCAAACGCGCGAGCACATCCTGCTCTCCCGCCAGGTAGGCGTTCCTTACATCGTCGTATTCATGAACAAATGCGACATGGTAGAAGACGAAGAGCTTCTGGAACTGGTTGAAATGGAAATTCGCGACCTGCTGAGCGAGTATGAATTCCCAGGCGACGACACTCCAATCGTTCGTGGTTCCGCTCGTGAAGCTCTGCAAAACCCAGACGGCGAGTGGGCTAACAAAATCGTTGAGCTCTTCGAGCAAATCGATACCTACATCCCAACTCCTGAGCGCGACACTGACAAGCCTTTCCTTATGCCTGTCGAGGACGTGTTCTCCATCACGGGCCGTGGTACGGTTGCTACCGGTCGTGTAGAGCGCGGTACGGTTAAAGTCGGCGACGAGATCGAAATCATCGGTCTGGTTGAAGAAACGAAGAAATCCGTTGTTACGGGCGTTGAAATGTTCCGTAAGCTTCTGGATTCCGCTCAAGCCGGTGACAACATCGGAGCCCTGCTTCGTGGTGTAGACCGCAGCAACATCGAGCGCGGCCAAGTATTGGCTAAGCCAGGTTCCGTTAAGCCTCACACGAACTTCAGCGCTCAAATCTACGTTCTGACCAAAGAAGAGGGTGGCCGTCACAAACCTTTCTTCACAGGCTACCGTCCACAGTTCTACTTCCGTACAACGGACGTAACGGGTATCATCAACCTGCCAGAAGGTACCGAAATGGTTATGCCTGGCGACAACATCACGGTAACGGTTGAGCTGATCGCTCCTATCGCTATCGAAGAAGGTACTCGCTTCGCTATCCGCGAAGGCGGACGTACGGTTGGTGCCGGTGCGGTTGCTACGATCTCCAAGTAA
- the rpsJ gene encoding 30S ribosomal protein S10, whose protein sequence is MAKQKIRIRLKAYDHRILDQSAEKIVETAKRSGAGVSGPIPLPTEKQIITILRAVHKYKDSREQFEMRTHKRLIDIVNPTPQTVDALMRLDLPSGVDIEIKL, encoded by the coding sequence ATGGCAAAGCAAAAGATTCGTATCCGTTTGAAGGCATACGATCACAGGATTCTTGATCAGTCCGCAGAGAAGATTGTAGAGACCGCTAAACGTTCGGGTGCAGGTGTATCCGGGCCGATTCCGCTTCCGACGGAAAAGCAAATCATCACGATTCTCCGCGCGGTACACAAGTACAAGGATTCCAGGGAACAATTCGAAATGCGTACACACAAGCGCTTGATCGATATTGTTAACCCAACACCGCAAACGGTAGATGCTTTGATGCGTCTGGATTTGCCGTCCGGCGTGGACATTGAGATCAAGCTTTAA
- the rplC gene encoding 50S ribosomal protein L3: MTKGILGKKLGMTQVFTPEGLVLPVTVIQAGPCVVLQKKDVENDGYEAIQIGFDDKKEKNANKPESGHAKKAGATPKRYIKEFRGIQLSDYEVGQELKADLFAEGEFVDVTGTSKGKGFTGTIKRWGQSRGPMAHGSRYHRGPGSMGSIQANRVPKGKHLPGHMGKETVTLQNLQVVRVDAERNVLLVKGSVPGPKNSYVSVKTTVKK; encoded by the coding sequence ATGACAAAAGGTATCTTAGGGAAGAAGCTGGGGATGACTCAAGTCTTTACTCCTGAAGGATTGGTTCTGCCGGTTACCGTAATCCAAGCGGGTCCTTGCGTAGTATTGCAGAAGAAGGACGTGGAGAACGACGGCTACGAAGCCATCCAAATCGGTTTTGACGATAAGAAAGAAAAGAACGCCAATAAGCCGGAGTCGGGCCATGCGAAGAAAGCAGGCGCGACACCTAAGCGCTACATTAAAGAATTCCGCGGAATTCAGCTGTCGGATTATGAAGTTGGCCAGGAATTGAAGGCCGATCTGTTCGCTGAAGGCGAATTCGTTGATGTCACGGGCACTTCTAAAGGTAAAGGATTTACCGGTACGATCAAAAGATGGGGACAATCCCGTGGTCCAATGGCACACGGCTCGCGTTACCATCGTGGACCGGGTTCCATGGGTTCGATTCAAGCGAACCGCGTTCCTAAAGGCAAACACCTTCCAGGACACATGGGAAAAGAAACGGTCACTCTGCAGAACCTGCAAGTAGTAAGAGTTGATGCGGAACGCAACGTGCTGCTGGTTAAAGGCTCCGTACCCGGACCTAAAAACAGCTACGTCAGCGTGAAAACAACCGTTAAAAAATAA
- the rplD gene encoding 50S ribosomal protein L4, giving the protein MPKVAVFNVSGSEVGQIELSEAVFGIEPNVHVLHSAVVLQQASQRLGTHKTKGRSEVRGGGRKPWKQKGTGRARQGSIRAPQWKGGGIVFGPTPRSYGFKLPKKVRRLAIKSALSSKVIDNEIIVLDQLSINQPKTKEIVALLKNLKADRRALVVTSEFDENVALSARNIPGVKFVTAQGINVLDVLVHDKLIITKEAVEKVEEVLA; this is encoded by the coding sequence ATGCCAAAAGTAGCAGTGTTCAACGTAAGCGGATCGGAAGTTGGGCAGATCGAGCTTTCCGAAGCGGTTTTCGGAATCGAGCCTAACGTTCACGTGCTTCACTCCGCCGTTGTCTTGCAGCAGGCTTCCCAGCGCCTAGGAACTCACAAAACAAAAGGACGTTCCGAAGTACGCGGCGGTGGTCGCAAGCCTTGGAAACAAAAAGGAACCGGCCGTGCCCGTCAAGGAAGCATCCGTGCTCCTCAATGGAAAGGCGGCGGTATCGTATTCGGACCAACGCCACGCAGCTATGGCTTTAAACTGCCTAAGAAAGTTCGCCGTTTGGCTATCAAATCCGCTCTGTCTTCCAAAGTGATCGACAATGAGATCATCGTTCTGGATCAGCTTTCGATCAACCAGCCGAAGACGAAGGAAATCGTAGCCCTGCTGAAGAACCTGAAGGCAGATCGCCGCGCTCTAGTAGTAACTTCCGAGTTTGATGAGAATGTGGCATTGTCCGCCCGTAACATTCCTGGGGTTAAGTTCGTAACCGCTCAAGGAATCAACGTTCTGGACGTTCTGGTGCACGACAAACTCATCATTACTAAAGAAGCGGTAGAGAAGGTAGAGGAGGTGCTTGCGTAA
- the rplW gene encoding 50S ribosomal protein L23 gives MKNPRDIIKRPVITESTSEMMADKKYAFEVDIRANKTEIKQAIEQIFKVKVTKVNTLRMPAKPKRYGRYSGYTSEWKKAIVSLSADSKELEFFETV, from the coding sequence ATGAAAAATCCTCGTGATATTATCAAGCGCCCGGTAATTACGGAAAGCACGAGCGAAATGATGGCCGACAAGAAGTATGCCTTCGAAGTCGACATTCGTGCCAACAAAACCGAAATTAAGCAGGCCATCGAACAGATTTTCAAAGTGAAGGTTACTAAAGTAAACACACTGAGAATGCCTGCGAAGCCTAAACGCTATGGACGCTATTCCGGCTACACTTCCGAATGGAAGAAAGCCATCGTATCCCTGAGCGCAGACAGCAAAGAACTTGAGTTCTTTGAAACGGTATAA